A genomic region of Ignavibacteriota bacterium contains the following coding sequences:
- a CDS encoding PorV/PorQ family protein has translation MGLFKLYQRRNQVMLKIIKNTVPFFLLVLIFCGEIFAGRTDKAGGAAASELLIPVGSSSIGNGSSDIAFVTGANALYWNPAGLARTEKQHELLFSHMGYFADIGVEYFAGMIHIENMGTLGLGAKILSVGDIPVTTADQPDGTGETASPTFTVLSGAYSRMITDKISFGVSANYIIEKMEQVSATGLAFTAGLQYEALGGVKGLCMGVAIKNIGPKLQYDGDGLLYSGELDDMLRPSSLTKIPSSADDLPSTIEIGLGYRNQLTEELSSTWTVMFQNNNYSADEYRTGIEVEVNRSFYIRGGYVYSVVEDNQKYIFGPTLGLGTKSVIEDIEFQFDYAYRSLDFFSANHSITLTLSKK, from the coding sequence ATGGGATTGTTCAAATTGTATCAACGACGTAATCAAGTGATGTTGAAAATAATAAAAAATACTGTTCCGTTTTTTCTGCTGGTATTAATTTTCTGCGGTGAAATTTTTGCCGGACGGACGGACAAAGCCGGCGGGGCGGCGGCCTCCGAACTATTAATTCCTGTTGGTTCTTCATCTATTGGGAACGGGAGTTCTGATATTGCATTTGTTACAGGAGCCAATGCGTTGTATTGGAATCCTGCCGGATTAGCACGCACTGAAAAACAACACGAGTTACTGTTTTCTCACATGGGGTATTTTGCTGACATCGGAGTAGAATATTTTGCAGGAATGATACACATAGAAAATATGGGTACGCTGGGGTTGGGCGCGAAGATATTATCTGTTGGTGATATTCCTGTCACGACTGCAGACCAACCTGATGGCACAGGAGAAACTGCCTCTCCGACGTTTACTGTTTTATCGGGTGCGTATTCGAGAATGATTACTGATAAAATTTCATTCGGAGTTTCTGCAAATTATATTATTGAAAAAATGGAACAAGTATCCGCTACAGGGTTGGCGTTTACGGCAGGATTACAATACGAAGCGCTTGGCGGAGTAAAGGGATTATGTATGGGGGTTGCGATAAAAAATATTGGACCGAAGCTTCAGTATGATGGAGATGGTTTATTGTACTCCGGTGAATTAGACGACATGTTACGTCCGTCGTCATTAACAAAAATTCCATCCTCTGCAGATGACTTACCTTCAACAATAGAAATTGGTTTAGGGTATCGGAATCAATTAACAGAAGAATTATCATCGACGTGGACTGTGATGTTTCAGAATAACAATTATTCAGCAGACGAGTATCGCACCGGAATTGAAGTAGAAGTGAACCGTAGTTTTTATATTCGCGGTGGATATGTTTACTCTGTAGTTGAAGACAATCAAAAATATATTTTTGGTCCCACGTTAGGTCTTGGTACAAAATCTGTGATAGAAGACATTGAGTTTCAATTTGATTATGCGTATCGTTCATTAGATTTTTTTTCAGCCAATCATTCAATCACTCTAACGCTGAGCAAAAAGTAA